One Kitasatospora sp. NBC_01287 DNA window includes the following coding sequences:
- the mreC gene encoding rod shape-determining protein MreC, with translation MRDTRESRLLLILLVAVAFALITVDIKGGASSPLNGARRTAADVFGPVERGAAGAVDPIARTVRAIRDSGTEQQRLDQIGAENTALRQKLASSDAATGRTKQLDDLLRTAGTGGYTIKAAQVIAIGAAQGFSWTITIDAGSDDGLQRDMTVINGAGLVGRVTTVAPTTATVLLATDPGFTAGTRMEGSGEIGFAAGQGQGPLKVQLLNGKAQVKPGDRLVTFGSQSGRPFVPGVPVGSVTEVEATPGELTKTVLVQPFVSFTSLDLVGVVVVPPRTDPRDSVLPPVPSPSPTPAPAQAAAAQAVQPSGAPGTQPAAQPTGAQPAGVPGQPAQPADSPTGN, from the coding sequence GTGAGGGACACACGAGAGAGCCGACTGCTGCTCATCCTGCTGGTGGCCGTCGCGTTCGCCCTGATCACCGTGGATATCAAGGGGGGCGCGAGCTCCCCGCTGAACGGTGCCCGCCGGACCGCGGCCGATGTGTTCGGCCCGGTCGAGCGCGGGGCCGCGGGCGCCGTCGACCCGATAGCCCGCACGGTTCGGGCGATCCGCGACTCCGGCACCGAGCAGCAGCGGCTGGACCAGATCGGTGCGGAGAACACCGCGCTGCGCCAGAAGCTGGCCTCCTCCGACGCCGCCACCGGACGCACCAAGCAACTGGACGACCTGCTGCGCACCGCCGGGACCGGCGGCTACACGATCAAGGCCGCGCAGGTGATCGCCATCGGCGCGGCCCAGGGCTTCTCCTGGACCATCACCATCGACGCCGGCAGCGACGACGGCCTGCAGCGGGACATGACCGTGATCAACGGCGCCGGTCTGGTCGGCCGGGTCACCACCGTCGCCCCGACCACCGCCACCGTCCTGCTCGCCACCGACCCGGGCTTCACCGCCGGCACCCGGATGGAGGGCAGCGGCGAGATCGGCTTCGCCGCCGGGCAGGGCCAGGGGCCGCTGAAGGTGCAGCTGCTCAACGGCAAGGCGCAGGTCAAGCCGGGGGACCGGCTGGTGACCTTCGGCTCGCAGAGCGGGCGCCCGTTCGTCCCCGGCGTGCCGGTCGGCTCGGTCACCGAGGTGGAGGCCACGCCCGGCGAGCTGACCAAGACGGTGCTGGTCCAGCCGTTCGTCTCGTTCACCAGCCTCGATCTGGTCGGGGTGGTCGTGGTGCCGCCGCGCACCGACCCCAGGGATTCGGTGCTGCCGCCGGTGCCGAGCCCGAGCCCCACGCCGGCGCCCGCCCAGGCCGCCGCCGCGCAGGCCGTGCAGCCCTCGGGCGCGCCGGGCACGCAGCCCGCCGCCCAGCCCACCGGTGCCCAGCCCGCCGGTGTGCCGGGGCAGCCCGCCCAGCCCGCCGACTCGCCCACAGGGAACTGA
- the mreD gene encoding rod shape-determining protein MreD — translation MAVKRVLLSALLILLALVVQVSVLGRLQLPGATPDLLLLVVVALGLVFGPAGGCLTGFAAGLLADLAPPSDHAIGRYALVLCLMGYAAGLLRAEPGRQRSVLAPLLVVAGAAVLSTVLYAGVGALVGDTAARHVGLPSLAGTALLYDLLLAPFVVPAVMALARRVDPSANGEVTGSGLGTIARYRTTREPSATPPGRKFRGV, via the coding sequence ATGGCCGTCAAGCGCGTACTGCTCTCCGCCCTGCTGATCCTGCTCGCCCTCGTGGTCCAGGTCAGCGTGCTGGGCCGGCTCCAGCTGCCCGGGGCCACCCCGGACCTGCTGCTGCTGGTGGTGGTCGCGCTGGGCCTGGTCTTCGGCCCCGCCGGCGGCTGCCTGACCGGCTTCGCCGCCGGGCTGCTGGCCGACCTCGCCCCGCCCTCCGACCACGCGATCGGCCGCTACGCGCTGGTGCTCTGCCTGATGGGCTACGCCGCGGGCCTGCTGCGCGCCGAGCCGGGCCGCCAGCGCTCGGTGCTCGCCCCGCTGCTGGTGGTGGCGGGCGCGGCGGTGCTCTCCACCGTGCTGTACGCGGGGGTCGGCGCGCTGGTCGGCGACACCGCGGCCCGGCATGTCGGGCTGCCCTCGCTGGCCGGCACCGCGCTCCTCTACGACCTGCTGCTGGCCCCGTTCGTGGTCCCCGCGGTGATGGCGCTGGCCCGCCGGGTCGACCCGTCCGCGAACGGTGAGGTGACCGGCTCCGGCCTGGGCACCATCGCGCGCTACCGCACCACCCGGGAGCCGTCCGCCACGCCGCCCGGCCGCAAGTTCCGCGGCGTGTAG